From Pseudovibrio sp. Tun.PSC04-5.I4, a single genomic window includes:
- a CDS encoding ABC transporter permease, whose amino-acid sequence MTLQDKLTSFARSQVFVLLLVFIALNAYFGYKSEYFLNVENYFNMLKQSSALLIAASAATLLMMTANFDLSAGANLAFSGVLYAMLAAAGVPLSLAVLLTLLAGACFGIINGVLVTKWDIPPFIATLGMMFIGAGLALVVCGGQSVRSGLPDNFSDLMNGRFLGIPTPILMAIVGCTFFWVLANKTLLGKYAMAIGSNKNAAVLSGINVNFITMSLFVVVALLASLAGIMTASRLGTGDPRVYEIFYMDIIVAMMLGGTPLTGGKGSVLGTLIAAMIIVVIGNGLSMLNVLIFWQTIIKGVVLIAAMILNERAKSGSLAGLASLFRQTLTLKSS is encoded by the coding sequence ATGACCCTGCAAGATAAGCTCACCTCTTTTGCGAGATCCCAGGTCTTTGTTCTCCTGCTGGTCTTCATCGCACTGAACGCCTACTTCGGTTACAAATCAGAATACTTCCTCAATGTTGAAAATTATTTCAACATGTTGAAGCAGTCATCTGCCCTGTTGATTGCAGCATCCGCAGCAACACTCCTTATGATGACGGCAAATTTCGATCTGTCTGCCGGTGCAAACCTAGCCTTCAGCGGCGTGTTGTATGCCATGCTCGCGGCGGCGGGTGTTCCGCTCTCTCTTGCCGTTTTGCTAACATTGCTTGCCGGTGCGTGTTTTGGGATCATCAACGGTGTCCTCGTCACCAAATGGGACATTCCGCCATTTATTGCCACACTAGGCATGATGTTTATCGGCGCTGGTCTGGCACTGGTTGTGTGTGGAGGTCAGTCTGTTCGCAGCGGCCTGCCTGACAATTTCAGCGACCTTATGAACGGCCGTTTCCTTGGCATTCCAACGCCAATTCTGATGGCCATTGTCGGCTGCACCTTCTTCTGGGTGTTGGCAAACAAGACATTGCTTGGCAAATACGCCATGGCCATTGGCAGCAATAAGAACGCAGCAGTGCTGTCTGGTATCAACGTCAACTTCATCACCATGTCACTGTTTGTGGTCGTGGCCCTGCTTGCCTCCCTCGCAGGAATTATGACGGCCTCCCGCCTTGGGACAGGAGATCCGCGTGTCTATGAGATTTTCTACATGGACATCATCGTTGCTATGATGCTGGGCGGGACACCTTTGACAGGCGGCAAGGGCTCGGTGTTGGGCACTTTAATTGCCGCAATGATCATTGTTGTGATTGGCAATGGCCTGAGCATGCTGAACGTCCTGATCTTCTGGCAGACCATTATCAAAGGTGTGGTTCTGATTGCTGCGATGATCCTGAACGAACGCGCCAAATCCGGCAGTCTTGCAGGCCTCGCTTCGCTTTTCCGACAAACGCTGACCCTGAAGTCCAGCTGA